In Caretta caretta isolate rCarCar2 chromosome 4, rCarCar1.hap1, whole genome shotgun sequence, one genomic interval encodes:
- the MAVS gene encoding mitochondrial antiviral-signaling protein, with protein MGFAEDKVYDYIRENMHDFHRIRVRQLIHHLPCLSDADREEIEAHDDRKGNEHAVWELFFYLKCRNGWVKELIEALRKNRHHDLADRVQCKYDAHQVRPRNKAPLPAVNNSLLSCESVCSQMPPPTANPHPQRAGPTFENNPHTPSLPRQPASLPEPNTPLPLQTNPSGVESYQDLGEYNTPVQEMEPLAKQKVAEDALTPWREAQSPQPTGNAALADLRASQEGSNHGDGLSSAAVQLPPGSPAGHLLGCGGVPRGEVEVAQPGRPVFDPRGQGQDWAGRQQHPVCVNGGYFGNMNHLNIGNSRKASMPGDPVQRGEPAAAPSPEDFKNQPEEVYYSSFERSPLAASANRAVPGHGQQAGDSLREQKIQALQGYENGNLTSSMVDVHNPVLLQAQFDAEQKRAQGQREDHGGERDAFPLHQIRDSAQSTHSYGELGAIKGRTDSSPAIGSAPASQTTSTIPTNLSEDATAHDLGALDLGRTRLASSSEKLASGSSAGPSQGIPEQNSDPQSKVQILAPAAHMLRPASTPGPSNVLPASSPLHPSTTSIKSVLKLSSAMPAVEFPDPSGFSSTAVIPPSSPALPSDPSEPAFNSDLGELKSPVQECKLPTRERDSSSTSMPKENANQAPKPPALTVTQSSPGFPGSTVRTTAREAGWKIQNALPGSPGGCQVFYSEPDEEVELSKPGVLTSTGGVEEPAQRQPESPETNVQYSGRSNRFFLSSECTLGSNPLMISESSSACPSSSRAQRNQPEENHYSSQSDHPLPSWATSNGPRRVEATKTSRASLLPESSSTWDSTAVGTHEVHVVEYPGADLEEAPSLRVVASVYENPSPASSGSNINRPKRDSDGTSFPLKDYILPAAIAAFASVVAFLFYKHLRN; from the exons ATGGGGTTTGCTGAGGACAAGGTTTATGACTACATTAGGGAAAACATGCACGACTTCCATCGCATCCGGGTGCGCCAGCTGATTCACCATCTGCCGTGTCTCTCTGATGCAGACAgg GAAGAGATCGAAGCCCACGACGACAGGAAAGGGAACGAGCACGCCGTGTGGGAGCTCTTCTTCTACCTGAAATGCAGGAATGGCTGGGTGAAGGAGCTCATTGAGGCGCTCAGGAAGAACAGGCACCACGATCTCGCAGACAGGGTTCAGTGCAAGTACGATGCTCACCAAGTCC GTCCTCGGAACAAAGCACCACTTCCTGCTGTGAATAACTCTCTGCTCAGCTGCGAGTCGGTTTGCTCTCAGATGCCTCCACCGACAGCTAATCCTCATCCTCAGCGCGCTGGCCCCACCTTTGAGAACAATCCCCACACGCCTTCATTGCCTAGGCAGCCAGCAAGTCTCCCAGAGCCTAACACACCCCTGCCTCTCCAGACGAATCCGTCTGGAGTGGAAAGCTACCAAGACCTGGGGGAATACAATACTCCTGTGCAAGAAATGGAGCCGTTAGCAAAGCAAAAG GTTGCAGAAGATGCCCTGACCCCGTGGAGGGAAGCTCAGAGTCCCCAACCCACTGGGAACGCAGCACTAGCTGATCTCAGGGCATCACAGGAAGGCAGTAACCATGGAGATGGTCTGTCCTCAGCAGCAGTCCAATTACCTCCTGGATCACCAGCGGGACACCTGCTGGGTTGTGGGGGTGTGCCCAGAGGAGAGGTGGAAGTGGCTCAGCCAGGCAGACCAGTATTTGACCCaaggggacaggggcaggacTGGGCTGGCCGCCAGCAGCATCCGGTCTGCGTGAACGGTGGGTATTTTGGGAACATGAATCACCTGAACATTGGGAACAGCAGAAAGGCATCCATGCCTGGAGACCCTGTTCAGAGAGGTGAGCCGGCCGCCGCTCCTAGCCCAGAGGATTTCAAGAACCAGCCAGAAGAGGTTTACTATTCTTCTTTTGAGCGCTCTCCCCTGGCTGCCAGTGCCAACAGAGCTGTCCCCGGACATGGGCAGCAGGCTGGAGATTCGCTCCGGGAACAGAAGATTCAGGCTTTGCAGGGTTACGAGAATGGGAACCTGACAAGCAGCATGGTGGATGTTCATAACCCTGTCCTCCTGCAGGCCCAGTTTGATGCAGAGCAGAAACGTGCCCAGGGGCAGAGAGAAGACCATGGTGGAGAGAGGGATGCGTTTCCTCTACACCAAATCAGAGATTCCGCACAAAGCACACACAGTTATGGCGAGTTGGGAGCCATCAAAGGAAGGACTGACTCTAGCCCTGCAATCGGATCAGCGCCCGCCTCTCAGACGACGAGCACCATCCCCACAAACCTCAGCGAGGATGCGACTGCTCATGATTTGGGAGCATTAGATCTCGGCAGAACACGCTTGGCCAGCTCCTCTGAAAAACTGGCTTCAGGCTCCTCTGCTGGACCTTCCCAGGGGATCCCTGAGCAGAACTCAG ATCCTCAAAGCAAAGTCCAGATCCTAGCTCCTGCAGCTCACATGCTACGCCCAGCTTCAACTCCTGGACCCAGCAACGTTCTTCCAGCCAgttcccccctccatcccagtaCGACTAGCATTAAGAGTGTTCTCAAGCTCTCCAGTGCCATGCCTGCTGTGGAATTCCCTGACCCTAGTGGCTTCTCCTCTACTGCTGTGATTCCGCCTAGTTCACCTGCATTGCCCTCTGACCCGTCAGAGCCAGCGTTCAACAGCGACCTGGGTGAGCTGAAATCTCCCGTCCAAGAGTGCAAACTGCcaacgagagagagagacagcagcagCACCTCCATGCCAAAGGAGAAT GCAAATCAAGCACcaaagccccctgctctgactgtGACCCAAAGCAGTCCAGGGTTCCCTGGGAGCACAGTTCGCACCACCGCAAGGGAGGCAGGGTGGAAGATCCAAAACGCCTTGCCAGgctcccctgggggctgccaaGTGTTCTACAGTGAGCCGGATGAAGAGGTGGAGCTCAGCAAGCCAGGTGTGCTAACCTCCACCGGAGGTGTGGAGGAGCCAGCCCAGAGGCAGCCAGAGTCACCCGAGACAAATGTCCAATATTCTGGGAGGTCCAACCGCTTCTTCCTCAGCAGcgagtgcactctgggcagcaatCCCCTAATGATAAGTGAATCCAGCAGtgcctgccccagctccagcagaGCCCAGAGGAATCAGCCTGAAGAGAATCACTACTCCTCTCAgtctgaccaccccctcccatctTGGGCTACCAGCAATGGCCCAAGAAGAGTCGAGGCTACCAAAACCAGCAGAGCCTCCCTtctgccagagagcagcagcacctgggaCAGCACAGCTGTGGGAACTCACGAAGTCCATGTGGTTGAGTATCCTGGCGCTGATCTGGAGGAGGCTCCCAGCCTGAGGGTTGTAGCCAGTGTCTATGAGAACCCATCTCCAGCCAGCTCTGGCTCGAACATTAACAGGCCAAAGCGAGACAGTGATGGGACATCCTTCCCCTTGAAGGACTATATACTGCCAGCTGCCATTGCTGCATTCGCTTCTGTTGTGGCTTTCCTATTCTATAAGCATCTGCGGAATTAG